The nucleotide sequence GGTCCGTGACAAGCTGAGCCCTAAAGGGGATGTCGTCAGCGAAGCGGGACGTCGTCGGACGATCGAAGTCTTTGGCGAACCGCTGAGTCCTCAGCAGGTCGTCCAGCGGATCTGCGCTGATGTCGAAAGCCGCGGCCTGGCAGCCGTGCTCGAGTACGGACAGAAGCTCGATGGTAAGCAGCTTTATGCCACCACCATTCGGGTTTCGGAAGAAGAACTGCGGCTGGCCCACGAAGCGGCAGATCCTGAGTTCCTGGCTACGATCCGCAGCATTCGCGAAAACATCCTTCGCTTCCAGTCGGCCATTCTGCACAAAGACGTCGAAGTGCCCATTGAACATGGCGGTCGACTACGACATCGCTATGCTCCGCTTAAGCGAGTGGGCATCTGTGTTCCTGGCGGTGCGGCTGCGTATCCTTCGACGGTCTTGATGACCGCGGTGCCAGCGATGGCGGCCGGTGTCGAAGAACTCGCCGTGATCGCTCCTCCGACTCCGTTCGGTTCGTACAATCTTGATCTGCTGGCGACCTGCGTCGAAATCGGCGTGAAGGAAGTTTACCGCGTCGGTGGTGCCCATGGCGTCGCCGCGTTGGCCTATGGCGTCGAAGGCATCCCGAAGGTTCAAAAGATTGTCGGTCCTGGCAATCTGTTTGTCGCCTTGGCCAAGAAGCATGTCTTCGGCGAGGTCGACATCGACTCGATCGCCGGCCCGAGCGAAGTGGTTGTTGTCGCGGACTCGACTGCCAAGCCAGAATATATTGCCGCCGACATGTTGGCTCAGGCCGAACATTCTCCTGGCAGCAGCGTCTTAATTAGCTGGGACGAACAACTGATCGACGCCGCGTTAACCGAACTGGAAAAGCAGGTCGCCGTTTTGGAACGCTGCGACCTGACGGTTCAAAGCCTGATCGACTTTGGTGCCGTGATCCTGACCAAGAACGAAGCCGAAGCTTGCCGCATCGCCACCGACCTGGCGCCAGAGCATTTGCACATCGCCACGCAAGACAGCGAAGCGACCGCCGAAAAGATTCTCACCGCCGGAGCGACCTTCCTGGGTAACTTCACCCCGGTCGCTTTGGGTGACTATGCCGCGGGGCCATCGCACGTGCTTCCGACAGGAGCAACAGCTCACTGGGCCAGCGGCCTATCGGCCAACGACTTCCTTCGCTCGCGCAGCGTAATCCACTTCACCGAAGATGGCCTGAAGGCGATCGCCCCACTGGTTACGACGTTGGCCGATAAAGAAGGCCTAACCGCGCACAAACGCAGTGTGACCATTCGCACCGAAACCGAATAAACATCGCAGGAACACCATGGGCTATTTTCGTCCTGAAATCGAAGCCATCGCCGGTTACAAGCCTGGGGAACAACCGCAAGGCGGCAAGTTCATCAAGCTGAACACCAACGAGAACCCTTACCCTGCGTCGCCGAAAGTTGCCGAAGCGATTCGTGCTCGACTCGACCAGGGACTTGAGAAGTATCCCGACCCAATCGGTACCGCGTTTCGCATTCGTGCGGCGGAAGTGCTGGGGGTCGAGCCTGACTGGATTTTGTGCGGCAACGGAAGCGACGACATCCTGACCATCCTGACACGAGGGTTCGTCGGCGATGGCCAGTGGCTCCGCTTGCCAACGCCAAGTTACATCCTCTACAAGACGCTCGCTGACATTCAGGGAGCCGACAGCGAAGAGATTCAGTTCAACGACGATTGGACGCTGCCGGAATCGTTTGGCACGGCCAGCAATCATTTGAAGCTGGCGTTTCTGCCGAACCCGAACAGTCCGAGCGGAACAGTCGTTCCTAAAGATCAACTGCGAGCGATCGCGGACTCGCTCCCCTGCCCTTTACTGATCGACGAAGCGTACGCCGATTTCGCCGACGACAACTGCATCGACCTGGTTCGTGAAAACGAAAAGATCATGGTCTCGCGAACGCTCAGCAAATCGTACGCGTTGGCCGGTCTGCGGTTTGGTTTTCTGGTGGCCCAGCCCCAGATGATCGAACAACTGATGAAGGTCAAAGACAGCTACAACTGCGATGCCCTCGCGCTCGCTGGTGCGATCGCTGCGATCGACGATCAGAAGTGGGTTGCCGAGAACAAAGCGAAGGTGGTGGCCACGCGTGCCCGGATGACCAGCCGGCTCCGTTCGCTTGGTTTCACGGTGCCTGATTCTCAGGCCAACTTCGTCTGGGCGACGCGACCAGGCGTCAAACTCAAACCGATTTATGAATTCCTCAAGGCGAACCATGTGCTGATCAGATACATGCAGTACCCCGGTATCACCGAAGGAATTCGCATCTCGGTCGGTACCGACGGCCAATCCGACGTATGCTTGGACTTGATCGAGCAATATCTCCAGCAGAATCCGTAACCTCCGCATAATTGCCTCCCATGACCCGCATTGCCAAAATCGAACGCGACACGACCGAAACCCAGATCAAGCTCGAGATGAATCTCGACGGCTCCGGCAACTTCTCGGGCTCGACCGGCGTTGGCTTCTTCGACCACATGCTGCAGTTGTTCACGCGGCACGGTTGTTTCGACTTGAAGGTCGAAGTGAACGGTGACCTGCACGTCGACCAGCATCACACGGTAGAAGACACCGGCATTTGCATCGGTCAGGCCATTCGCCATTCGATTGGCGATAAGAAGGGAATTCGGCGTTACGGTCACTTCACGCTGCCGATGGAAGAAACGCTGTGCAGCACGGTGTGGGACCTGAGCGGGCGATATTACCTGGTGTTCAACGCACAGTTCACAACCGCCAAGATTGGTGACTTCGATACCGAACTGGTGGAAGACTTTTGGCAAGCCTTGGCCGCCAATGCGTTGTGTAACTTCCACGTCAACATCCACTACGGCCGCAATAATCACCACATCTCCGAAGCGATCTTCAAGTGTGCGGCGCGCAGCTTGCGGATGGCAGTCGAACACGATCCACGTTCCCCTGGCGTGCCCAGCACCAAGGGAACGTTGAATTCGTAAGCCGACCAGGAAGGGTCACTCGGGGCGTTATTTGCCCCGAGCTTCTTTCATCATCTCCGATTCCCAGGCCGGCAGCGACTTCACTTCGTCCAAAGCCGTCTGGTTGACCTGCACGCCCCACTCGACAAAGTAAGGTCCCAGGTTGCGATTCGTTGCCCGCGACATCCTCACCAGGAAATCGCTGGCCCGATCAACGTCGGACTTCGGATGCTGATCCAACGGCAGTTCGCGGTACTCGCGGAAGACCTGCTTGTAAGGTTCCCAGCCGAGTTCGTGCGACAGAATCAGATAGAACGCCAGACGCTCGAACAACGCGCCGTTGACGGTCATCCAGTTGCGTTCTTCCAAAGGTCGTTCGAGATACTTGGCCGCGTTGGCAACCACCGATTCACGCGTCGAGCGTTCGTGCGGGTGCCCCAACACTTGCTCGAGGGCGTACGATGCAAACACGTTCACGGTCACCTCGCCGGTCCCCTGATACGTGAACACACGATGCTGATGCAAATGGCCCAGTTCATGGGCATGTCCCCAGCCCGGCTCGCCTCGAATGATCTCATTTGACCAGGAAATCGGTGCATTGATCGGGTAGCTGGCGAAGGCCGCTCCCCAGTTCACATGGGCATCGATCAAAAAGCGATGCGGAAACGGCTTCGTTTTTGGACGTCCCGACAACTCGCTCATCGCATCGATCAATTGATTCCACTTTTCCATCGCCAGGTCCGGCGTATCGAACCGACGGATCAAATGCGACGGCATCATGAAGATCACCTTGTCGCTACCGATCTCGGCATACGGAGCTGGATAGCTACGAATTTCGGTTCGCCATTGATGAATGTCGGTCTCGCCATGCACATAACGTGGCGCCTTCAGCACATTCGTGAAACGTACCGAGACCGGCTTCTTGGGCGGCGGATCGTAGTGATCGACCAGATCATAGATATCGCTGTCCTTCGACAGGAAGGTCTTCGCCTTGGGCGTTGGCAATTCGATGTAGACCAGCCCGCCAAACGAACACGCGGCGGCGGTCGTTCGTTTTTTCATATCGAAGACGCGATCGATTCGGGGGAAGCGATTCAGCTTCGAGTGACGCGGCGTATCGATGTAGGTACTGTTCGCCCCGATTCGCAGTTTCCAACCGGCATCGACATACTCTTCAGGAATCGTGACGTGGATCACTTCCCCCGGTGGTGCATACAGCCCCGTGCTTTGCCAGCGATAAGAGTTCCCATCGATCTCGACGACCTGCATCTCTGGCTTGGCATGCTTCGGAATCATGCCGGGGAACTTGTCGGACGAAGGATGCTTTTGAAGCTGATCCGGCGGCAAGACTTTGCCGGCCAGTTCTGCTTCGACAATCATTCGCAGGGCAATCAGGGTATGCTCGCGAACGCGGAACTGGTTTTCCTTTTCAGGACCAATTTCTACCGCAGGCACTTCCTTGAGCTTGCCCATCAACTCCTTCATCAAGCCATCAGAAGTGAAGCCAGATCGGGCCTCTTTCTCGACCGCTTTGCGCAGTGACGAGTACTCTTCCTCCGTCAGCTTCTCGCCTTGAATCGCCTTTTGCAGTTCTGCATCGGTAGCCGCATCGACCGATGCCGCCCCCATGCCTAGCCACAGACATGCGATCAACGCACGCCCCAAAAGTTGTCTCAGTTCCATCAGACTTTGGTTCCTGTCGAATAACACTTTGCCTCAAGCTATCCCGGGATATCATCGACTCCACAAAAAAAATCGGCAGGCAATGATGATTGCAGTATGAACCAATGACCGTGGGCTGACAAGCAAAACGCGCGAATCCCGTGGCGATGTGGCTCGTAGGGGCTCACCTTGTTGCTAGTTCGCCGCAAAACTACCACCTGCGAGGTTTCCAAAGGCGATTCCACCAATTCGTTGCCACGGAACCCCCTCCCCGATTAGTCTACATAACGCCACTCTTCCTGTCTCACGATCTCGTCGAAAGGATTATGTCATGCGAGCATTGGCAACGGCCTGCCTGGTGCTGCTTCTGGGTGCGAACCTGGCGTTTGCTCAAGCGCCTCCCCGTGCTGACTTCGAGCGGATCGTGACTATCGATTCCCCAGCCGCGACCGCTGATTTCGAGAAGATCGAACAGCTGGCGAGCGAACTGCTCACTGCCCAAGTCGAACTCGATTTCGCGAAGACACCCTTGTTGCAAGCTGTGGAAGAAATCGCACGGCAAACCAAGATTCCGATCGAGATCCATCAGCAAAGCCTAGAGGACCACGGGATCTCTCTCGATACGCCAGTTACGCTGAAGCAGCCCAAGCTTTCGGCGGCATCCGCATTGAGACTGCTACTGCGACCAGAGCATCTTTCGTACACGATCACGCCTGAACACGTCAAAGTATTCGGCATCGAGGTCGAAGGGCATCATCGGTTGATTCCGAAGTTCTATAACCTCTCGTCGTTGGTACCCGATCCGAAGCGTGACTTCAATTCGCTGCGGCATGTGATTGTCGACACGATCCAGCCAGAACGATGGAGCGATCTGGGTGGCCCCCAAACGATTGAGCAATATCCAGGCGGAATGTTCGTATATGCCCCCGTTGCCGAGCAGCAGTCGGTCGAAGCCCTGCTGGGCGTCCTTCGCCAGGCAAAATCGCTGAGAGACGATGCTTACGCGACGGCTTCTTTGCCTGTCTCCCCTTCTTCGCAGCAGCAAACGGAATTGGAAAAGCGACTGGAAAACACTCGCATCTCGATCGATGCCCAACGATTGCCGCTGGCAGAAGTGGTCCAGCAGATCTCGGTCGAGAGCCAGATCCCAATCGAGATCGATACGCTTGAACTGCAGAACATGGGGCTGACTCGGAACGTTGCCGTCAACTTACAACTGAAGAACTTCAGCGTGCGTCATATCTTGAACATGCTGACGCGACAACATCGCCTGGATTGGATTTGCGATCGAGACATCGTGATCATTTCCAGTCCGGAAGATGTTGAGGCGAACCTGCAAACCCGCGTCTATCCGATTCGCGACTTGATCTGGCATGGCCTCGCCCCGCGCGATGTCGAACTGCTGACAATGATTACCGATGCAGCCAACAAGAAGGACGACAATCCTTGGGCCATTCTTGCTTGCCCCAGCATGCCTTCCATTCCAAGCACCGACAATGTTGGCGACACGATTCAAGAGTTTGTCGCTCCCGAATCATGGGATGAACTGGGAGGCCCTGGCAGCCTGAGGTTGTACGCCAAAGCCGATTGCCTGGTCGTGAGCCAGACGGCGGAAGTCCATGCGGAAGTCGCGTCGTTTCTGCAGTACCTTCGCCGGCAACAGAAACCAGAAGACCGCGAAGAACTGCGAGCCCGTCTACAAGCCGAACTCGACGAGATGATCACGGTGGTCTTCGATCTCACCAACGACGACGACCCAAAGCCTCAGCGATCAACGGCGGAAATAGATTTACTTTCGCGGCGTGCGACGTTCCGGATCGATCCGGAAAGTTGGAAGCGAAACGGGGCATATGTCGACGTGACCTCGCGCGGGCTCGTTGTTTTCAACAAACGCTCGGTCGTTCAAGAGCTTTATCGCTACCTGGTCACGCAGCGAGCCTTGCCAAAGATCACAACGGCAGAAGAAACCGAAGCTTCTGCTCCGGCCGAACCAGAGATCTCCGGTGAACCAATGCCGGGCGGAATTTATTAGTCGCTTCCCCATCAACTCGTCCTCAAAGTCAACTCTCGCCATCAAGGATTTTGAACGTGCGAATCTTCTTGTCTCTTTGCTTATTGTTGATCACCGGCGTATCGGTTGCGGAAGAGATTTCGCTCGACGAAGTGACACCGATCACGGTCCAACTTCCTGACAATTCCGATTCCGAACTCGCGGCGATTGACGCTCTGCGTGACCAACTGCAAACGCAGAAACTGGGCGTGCACTTCGACGAACTTCCCTTGGTCGATGCGGTGCGATTCATCGAAAGCAAGACCGAGATTCCGATTCGTATCGACTTCAAAGCGTTGCAGGATGTCAACTTCTCCCCCGATATGCCGATCACGCTGGATGCGGAAGAACTGTCGGCCACAACGATCCTCTCGTTGATCGCCCACGAACACGCTCTGGCCTATTACTTCCAGTCCGATGCCGTGGTGATTTCGACTCCACAGCATTCGGAGGAACGTTACTTGACGCGTTGCTACGACCTCTCGCGATTTCCTTCCGAGTTGTACTACAACGATCTCTACGACGTGATCACCACAACCTTGGAACCGGAAAGTTGGGATGTACTCGGTGGCACCGGGACGGTCCAGGTCTTCCAAAACAGCATGCTGGTTTCCGCCTCGCCGCGGGTACATGCCAAGCTGCAAACGCTGTTGGATCAACTCACGAAGGCGATCGATCTTCCTTCGGAAAACTACCCGGTCCAGCCCCTTCATATTTGGCCAACGGCTAAACTGATGGCGATCGCGGAAGCAAAGCTCGACAGCACAACCATTACCGCCGATTTCAACAACGCGACGCGGGAAGAAGTGTTTGGGTTTCTACGAAAGACAAACCAACTACCGATCATGCTCGATCACAGCGAGCTCTCCTACAGCGACTTCGAACTGCCGAAGACGATCGACTTAAAGCTCGAAAAAGTCCCGGCTCGCAAAGCACTCGATGCCATCTGTCAGCAGTTCGGCGTTGGCTGGGAGATCTTCAACGAAACGATTCTGATCACGTCCGAGTTGAACGTTACCAGCAATTTGGAAATCCGCATCTATCCGGTGAGAGACTTGCTCTGGCACGGGCTCGATGTCCGAGATGCTCGCCTTCGACACGAAATCGAACAGTTCTATCAACAATCGGCGATGCCCAGCGCGGCTTTGACGGCGCCACTCCTTCCTGACACCGATAACCTGATCGCCTCGCTGGTTTTTCCCAACCAAGCCGAGAGTTGGGAGATGTTGGGGGGACCATGCACGATCATCGAGTACCTGCCCGGCGATTGCCTGGTGGTAATGCAATCGACGAAAGTCCATCGGCAAATCGAGGCGCAGCTCAACCAGATCCGTAAGCAGCAAAAGCCGATCGATCTCGACCAGTGGAAGCAGCAGATTCACGCTTATCGCCAGGAAGTGGTTGCCGTTTCCTTTGTGGCGTTACCGCCGGTCGATGATAATCCACCACTGACCAAGGGCGACCTGCAAGATATCGCCGCACTGATCAAGGCCACCCAAGATAAGGCGACCTGGGGCGTTCCCGGCCATGCCATCTTCGCAACATCCAACGGTCTGATCGTTCGCAATCAACGCAGCGTCGTTTCACGCGTGGAAGAATACCTGAAGTCGCTTGCGATTTATTCGGCAGCCGACGTCCACGTCGCCCCCAAGACCTTGCCTGGGGTTGGGGCTGCCGATGAAGCGGTTCCAGCGTTCGAGTAGTGCAGTTCGCGACTCGCAGTCGTCCGCACGACCAAGATGTCTCTCAGAACATCTTGGTCAGCAGGATGGCGAACTCGCTGTCGAACAGCTTGTCGGGGCCATCTTTCAGCGGAGCAACCGCGGCGGCTGTCAGAATGTAGTCTTGGCCCAACTGAAACCGCAGACCAGCCGTCGCGTTCAAGACATCGAGACGGTTGTAAGGGTTGGTCACGATGTCCCCACTCGAAGGCCCTGCCGCCGCCAGGTCGGTATCGTTGAGCGTGGTCGAGTAGTGAAGCTCGCCGATCACGGCAGCCCGTTGAATCCAATGTCCGCAATGCTGCGACTGATAGAACCAATGCCCCAAGGTGTAATCGAGGTACAAGAAGTTCTGCTGCTGGTATCGCGAGATCGCAAATCGATTGCCCCCATCCCCGCGGCTAAATGTATCGCCATTCAAATCGAAGTCGAGCTGGGCGATCGCGGTCGACCAGGTACGGTCGGTGTGACGACGATAGTAAGCCACAAACGGCAACAGATGGACCGACTGGTTCTGGACGTAGCAGATGGTGCTGCCGAGCGAACTGTTGGTCAGGCGAGCGTCTGGACCGGTTGGCAAGCTGACGGTCAGGCCAGCCGACAACGCCGAGTCGTTTCCTTGCTGTAGCAAGATGCTCTTGAACACAAGGCTCATGTTGCCGAACTCGACGTCGGTCTGGC is from Bremerella sp. JC817 and encodes:
- the hisD gene encoding histidinol dehydrogenase; translation: MDLKSQIAWIDTRHDDVDTQLQQVRDKLSPKGDVVSEAGRRRTIEVFGEPLSPQQVVQRICADVESRGLAAVLEYGQKLDGKQLYATTIRVSEEELRLAHEAADPEFLATIRSIRENILRFQSAILHKDVEVPIEHGGRLRHRYAPLKRVGICVPGGAAAYPSTVLMTAVPAMAAGVEELAVIAPPTPFGSYNLDLLATCVEIGVKEVYRVGGAHGVAALAYGVEGIPKVQKIVGPGNLFVALAKKHVFGEVDIDSIAGPSEVVVVADSTAKPEYIAADMLAQAEHSPGSSVLISWDEQLIDAALTELEKQVAVLERCDLTVQSLIDFGAVILTKNEAEACRIATDLAPEHLHIATQDSEATAEKILTAGATFLGNFTPVALGDYAAGPSHVLPTGATAHWASGLSANDFLRSRSVIHFTEDGLKAIAPLVTTLADKEGLTAHKRSVTIRTETE
- the hisC gene encoding histidinol-phosphate transaminase: MGYFRPEIEAIAGYKPGEQPQGGKFIKLNTNENPYPASPKVAEAIRARLDQGLEKYPDPIGTAFRIRAAEVLGVEPDWILCGNGSDDILTILTRGFVGDGQWLRLPTPSYILYKTLADIQGADSEEIQFNDDWTLPESFGTASNHLKLAFLPNPNSPSGTVVPKDQLRAIADSLPCPLLIDEAYADFADDNCIDLVRENEKIMVSRTLSKSYALAGLRFGFLVAQPQMIEQLMKVKDSYNCDALALAGAIAAIDDQKWVAENKAKVVATRARMTSRLRSLGFTVPDSQANFVWATRPGVKLKPIYEFLKANHVLIRYMQYPGITEGIRISVGTDGQSDVCLDLIEQYLQQNP
- the hisB gene encoding imidazoleglycerol-phosphate dehydratase HisB, whose product is MTRIAKIERDTTETQIKLEMNLDGSGNFSGSTGVGFFDHMLQLFTRHGCFDLKVEVNGDLHVDQHHTVEDTGICIGQAIRHSIGDKKGIRRYGHFTLPMEETLCSTVWDLSGRYYLVFNAQFTTAKIGDFDTELVEDFWQALAANALCNFHVNIHYGRNNHHISEAIFKCAARSLRMAVEHDPRSPGVPSTKGTLNS
- a CDS encoding M60 family metallopeptidase: MELRQLLGRALIACLWLGMGAASVDAATDAELQKAIQGEKLTEEEYSSLRKAVEKEARSGFTSDGLMKELMGKLKEVPAVEIGPEKENQFRVREHTLIALRMIVEAELAGKVLPPDQLQKHPSSDKFPGMIPKHAKPEMQVVEIDGNSYRWQSTGLYAPPGEVIHVTIPEEYVDAGWKLRIGANSTYIDTPRHSKLNRFPRIDRVFDMKKRTTAAACSFGGLVYIELPTPKAKTFLSKDSDIYDLVDHYDPPPKKPVSVRFTNVLKAPRYVHGETDIHQWRTEIRSYPAPYAEIGSDKVIFMMPSHLIRRFDTPDLAMEKWNQLIDAMSELSGRPKTKPFPHRFLIDAHVNWGAAFASYPINAPISWSNEIIRGEPGWGHAHELGHLHQHRVFTYQGTGEVTVNVFASYALEQVLGHPHERSTRESVVANAAKYLERPLEERNWMTVNGALFERLAFYLILSHELGWEPYKQVFREYRELPLDQHPKSDVDRASDFLVRMSRATNRNLGPYFVEWGVQVNQTALDEVKSLPAWESEMMKEARGK